The following coding sequences lie in one Caproicibacterium argilliputei genomic window:
- the pyk gene encoding pyruvate kinase: MRKTKIICTLGPATDDKNVLRGLMLAGMDVARVNFSHGSHEEHQVRIDTVKELREELGLPVALLLDTKGPEIRTLDFPKPVDLVDGQKYILTTEDVPGDNTRCGITFKNLPNEVFPGTRILIDDGLVELRVDEATNTEVFCTVMNGGRINKHKGINIPGVNLSLPFLSEQDKSDIAFGVEQDFDMIAASFVRCADDIISLRSELEKNGNHDMQVISKIESTGGVENIDDIIRVSDGIMVARGDLGVEVPMEEVPVLQKEIISKVFAAGKLAITATQMLDSMIQHPRPTRAEATDVANAVYDGTSAIMLSGETAAGKYPVEAVKTMARIAERTERSIDYTRRFRTSTWTEKSDVTSAISHATCTTAHDLGAAAIMTVTKSGRTARTISKYRPACPIISGTTSRKVWYQMNLSWGVIPIMVDEKKNTDELFDHVVNIARKQGLVKDGDLTVITAGVPLGISGTTNLVKVQLVGDVLVTGAGISLGSICSNLCVCKNQAELAQNFHTGDIIVVPSTSNDIMKYMRKASGIITEEQGMNSHAAIVGLSLNKPVIVGAENATKILRSGVTVTLDSDRGIVYNGVEKAPVTAKK; encoded by the coding sequence ATGCGTAAAACAAAAATCATTTGTACGCTTGGACCTGCCACTGACGACAAAAACGTTCTGCGCGGGCTGATGCTCGCCGGAATGGATGTGGCTCGTGTCAACTTTTCGCACGGTTCCCATGAGGAACATCAGGTGCGGATTGACACGGTGAAAGAACTGCGTGAAGAACTGGGACTTCCGGTGGCACTTCTGCTGGATACCAAAGGTCCCGAAATCCGTACGCTTGACTTCCCCAAGCCGGTTGATCTGGTGGACGGTCAGAAATACATTTTAACAACCGAAGATGTGCCGGGTGACAACACCCGCTGCGGCATCACCTTCAAAAACCTGCCCAATGAAGTGTTCCCCGGCACCCGCATCCTGATTGACGACGGTCTGGTTGAGCTGCGCGTTGACGAAGCAACAAACACGGAAGTGTTTTGCACAGTCATGAACGGTGGCCGCATCAACAAGCATAAGGGCATCAACATTCCGGGTGTTAACCTTTCGTTGCCTTTCCTGAGCGAGCAGGACAAGTCCGACATTGCGTTTGGCGTTGAGCAAGATTTTGATATGATTGCCGCTTCCTTTGTCCGGTGTGCAGACGACATTATCAGCCTGCGCAGCGAATTGGAGAAAAACGGGAACCACGATATGCAGGTCATCAGCAAGATTGAAAGCACCGGCGGCGTAGAAAACATTGACGATATCATCCGTGTTTCCGACGGTATCATGGTTGCACGCGGCGACCTCGGTGTAGAAGTTCCCATGGAAGAAGTACCGGTTCTGCAAAAAGAAATTATCAGCAAAGTTTTTGCTGCCGGCAAGTTGGCGATAACAGCCACCCAGATGCTGGACTCCATGATTCAGCATCCGCGCCCGACCCGTGCGGAAGCAACCGACGTTGCCAATGCTGTTTATGACGGCACCAGCGCTATCATGCTCTCCGGCGAAACAGCCGCGGGCAAATACCCGGTGGAAGCAGTCAAAACCATGGCACGCATTGCTGAGCGCACCGAGCGTAGCATTGACTATACCCGCCGCTTCCGCACCAGCACCTGGACGGAAAAGAGCGATGTAACTTCCGCCATTTCGCACGCGACCTGCACAACCGCACATGACCTCGGTGCCGCCGCCATCATGACCGTTACGAAATCCGGTCGGACAGCACGCACCATTTCCAAGTACCGCCCAGCCTGCCCCATCATCAGCGGCACCACAAGCCGCAAGGTTTGGTACCAGATGAACCTTTCCTGGGGTGTAATTCCGATCATGGTTGACGAAAAGAAGAACACAGACGAGCTTTTCGACCATGTTGTAAACATCGCACGCAAACAGGGGCTGGTCAAGGACGGCGACCTGACCGTCATTACCGCGGGCGTCCCGCTGGGCATTTCCGGCACCACAAATCTGGTCAAGGTACAGCTGGTTGGTGACGTTCTGGTAACCGGCGCCGGCATTTCCCTGGGCTCCATATGCAGCAACCTCTGCGTTTGCAAAAACCAGGCGGAGCTTGCACAGAATTTTCACACCGGCGACATCATCGTTGTGCCAAGTACCAGCAACGACATCATGAAATATATGCGGAAGGCTTCCGGTATTATCACTGAGGAGCAGGGCATGAACTCGCATGCAGCAATTGTGGGGCTTTCGCTGAACAAACCCGTAATTGTCGGCGCAGAAAACGCGACCAAGATTCTGCGCAGCGGCGTAACCGTAACGCTGGACTCTGACCGCGGCATTGTTTATAACGGTGTGGAAAAAGCACCGGTCACCGCAAAAAAGTAA
- a CDS encoding bifunctional diguanylate cyclase/phosphodiesterase, whose translation MENEYDAAPAQSLSEFAPAELPHGLDDYRAFLEKSRPFLDHTAENYGYIVLYTDIVEFQSVNLLYGYAEGDRFLSAFANFWKNFPGVCCSHRVFADHFLCLIQVSSAPQGRTASTEQMCRLLKTFLQEQLPFHPNCRVHAACGLCSVSGAGLIAAISRANTARKYLKSHSKTTVVWFDAAFKQEIILKKDAASLAQAALREKRYCFYLQPKVNLQSGRIVGAEALARGIRTDGSLLYPDSFVPFLEHNGSIIEMDFLIFEKVCIYLSHRLKMQLPTVTISVNLSRLHTQRSGTAKALHTIAETYGIPPELLEFELTETLFLDEFKQAKRLIDELRSYGYKVSIDDFGSGYAGLNLWQELDFDILKLDKRFLSHDPFVKPRNDALLPNLIRTANQLQMEVLCEGAETKEECEYLKKMGCHIVQGYYFSKPLPCCAFDRLLEQSDGTFPVETSSAPTAGIPHDSLLTDILFRVVPGALAGFDTQSGRLLFASDSLQELTGLPSDALFSISGWEAWMQQFGEPNDFPVFLTAQQDYQSCGNVHFLFHLRCADGSTHFLEVYAGTASHPEWGRYTLFFFLNRDGFL comes from the coding sequence ATGGAAAACGAATATGATGCTGCACCGGCTCAATCCCTCTCAGAGTTTGCACCAGCTGAGCTGCCGCACGGTCTTGACGATTACCGTGCGTTTTTGGAAAAAAGCCGCCCGTTTTTAGACCACACAGCTGAAAATTACGGTTATATCGTTCTTTATACAGACATCGTGGAATTTCAAAGCGTAAATTTACTTTACGGCTATGCGGAGGGGGATCGCTTTCTCAGCGCCTTTGCAAATTTTTGGAAAAATTTTCCCGGCGTGTGTTGCTCGCATCGCGTGTTTGCCGACCACTTTCTCTGTCTGATACAGGTGTCATCTGCCCCGCAGGGGCGCACGGCGTCAACAGAGCAGATGTGCCGCTTGCTAAAAACATTCCTGCAGGAGCAACTGCCCTTTCACCCAAACTGCCGCGTGCATGCTGCCTGTGGACTCTGCAGCGTCAGCGGCGCAGGTCTCATTGCTGCAATCAGCCGTGCCAATACGGCAAGAAAATATCTGAAATCACACAGCAAAACCACAGTTGTCTGGTTTGACGCTGCTTTCAAGCAGGAAATCATCCTAAAAAAAGACGCGGCATCCCTTGCACAGGCTGCCTTGCGTGAAAAGCGATATTGCTTCTACCTACAGCCCAAGGTAAACCTGCAGTCGGGCAGAATCGTCGGCGCTGAGGCACTGGCGCGGGGCATCCGTACTGACGGTTCCCTGCTTTACCCGGATAGCTTTGTCCCGTTTCTGGAGCATAATGGTTCCATTATTGAAATGGATTTTCTCATTTTCGAAAAAGTATGCATCTATTTATCGCATCGCTTAAAAATGCAACTTCCGACTGTAACGATCTCCGTCAACCTTTCCCGCCTGCACACCCAGCGCAGCGGTACTGCCAAAGCGCTGCACACCATTGCTGAAACCTATGGAATTCCGCCGGAACTACTGGAGTTTGAGCTTACCGAAACGCTGTTTTTAGATGAATTCAAGCAGGCAAAGCGTTTGATTGATGAACTGCGCAGCTATGGTTACAAAGTTTCCATTGATGACTTTGGCTCTGGCTATGCGGGTTTGAACCTTTGGCAGGAACTGGACTTCGATATTTTAAAGTTAGACAAGCGGTTTCTTTCACACGACCCATTTGTTAAGCCACGAAACGATGCACTGCTTCCCAATCTGATTCGCACTGCGAACCAGCTGCAGATGGAGGTGCTCTGCGAGGGAGCAGAAACGAAAGAGGAATGTGAATACCTTAAAAAAATGGGCTGCCACATTGTGCAGGGATATTACTTTTCAAAGCCGTTGCCTTGCTGTGCATTTGACCGACTGCTGGAACAAAGTGACGGTACGTTCCCAGTAGAAACCAGCTCCGCTCCCACTGCCGGTATTCCGCACGACTCCCTGCTGACGGACATACTGTTCCGGGTTGTGCCGGGTGCCCTCGCCGGGTTTGACACGCAAAGCGGTCGTCTGCTTTTTGCCTCTGACAGTCTGCAGGAGCTGACTGGTCTGCCGTCTGATGCCCTGTTTTCCATCTCCGGTTGGGAAGCCTGGATGCAGCAATTCGGAGAGCCAAATGACTTCCCCGTATTTCTGACCGCACAGCAGGATTACCAGTCCTGTGGAAATGTTCACTTTCTATTTCATCTGCGGTGTGCAGACGGCAGTACGCACTTCTTAGAGGTTTATGCCGGCACCGCCTCTCATCCGGAATGGGGTCGCTATACCCTCTTCTTCTTTTTAAACCGAGATGGTTTTTTGTAA
- a CDS encoding YigZ family protein — MTEMKEYLTLKETGTDAFVEKKSRFLGTAAPVHTREEAEAFATQVKKQYWDAKHNVSAYVLRTGEQHCSDDGEPQGTAGVPVLNVLLKNNVTDAAVVVTRYFGGVLLGTGGLVRAYSHGASIALQRAKILRMKPCLLLQAACTYSQYGRAAALVAEAGAVVDDTRFTDSVTLQFHMEAEKLLALETALANATAGSVQVQQYGEDFFPLEVPF, encoded by the coding sequence ATGACAGAAATGAAGGAATACCTGACGCTGAAAGAGACAGGCACAGACGCATTTGTCGAGAAAAAGTCCCGCTTTCTCGGTACGGCGGCGCCGGTTCACACACGGGAAGAGGCAGAAGCCTTTGCCACACAGGTAAAAAAACAGTATTGGGACGCAAAGCACAACGTTTCCGCTTATGTTCTGCGTACAGGTGAGCAGCACTGCTCGGATGACGGCGAACCGCAGGGGACTGCGGGCGTTCCAGTGCTGAATGTCCTTTTAAAAAACAATGTGACCGACGCTGCGGTGGTGGTGACCCGTTACTTCGGTGGTGTCCTGCTGGGAACCGGCGGATTGGTGCGGGCATACTCGCACGGCGCGTCGATTGCACTGCAGCGCGCGAAAATTCTGCGTATGAAGCCGTGCCTGCTGCTGCAGGCGGCGTGCACATACAGCCAGTACGGCAGGGCAGCGGCGCTTGTGGCAGAAGCCGGAGCTGTGGTGGATGATACTCGGTTCACCGATTCCGTAACCCTGCAGTTCCACATGGAAGCCGAAAAGCTGCTGGCCTTGGAAACGGCGCTTGCCAATGCCACTGCAGGCAGCGTGCAAGTGCAACAGTATGGAGAGGATTTTTTTCCGCTGGAGGTGCCTTTTTAG
- a CDS encoding deoxyguanosinetriphosphate triphosphohydrolase: MNIREQTEKIEQTILSPLATLACRTAGRQYPEEEDDLRTAFQRDRDRIIHCKSFRRLKHKTQVFLSPEGDHYRTRLTHTLEVAQIARTIARCLRLNEDLTEAISLAHDLGHTPFGHAGEHALNEICSVSPMEDGSSGFRHYEQSVRIVERLEKNGHGLNLTAEVRDGILCHTCGAQAKTPEGRIVRVADRIAYINHDIEDSERAGILREDQLPESVTAVLGHSKRERIDRLVRSVVRCSTDGVMRMEPEIQKAFDDLHAFMYASVYVNPHAKSEEKKIPLVIEKLYEYAQVSEHLPEDMRRIAKEDGVRRAAVDYIAGMTDPYAVELFERVYVPHAWQHR, from the coding sequence TTGAATATTCGGGAACAGACAGAAAAAATCGAGCAGACAATCCTTTCGCCCTTGGCAACGCTTGCCTGCAGAACGGCCGGCCGCCAGTATCCGGAAGAGGAGGACGACCTGCGAACAGCGTTTCAACGCGACCGCGACCGCATTATTCACTGTAAGTCCTTTCGCCGCTTAAAGCATAAGACGCAGGTGTTCCTTTCGCCAGAGGGCGACCACTACCGCACACGGTTGACACATACGCTGGAGGTTGCACAGATTGCCCGCACCATTGCCCGCTGCCTGCGGCTGAACGAAGACTTGACCGAAGCCATCTCCCTTGCGCATGATTTGGGGCACACGCCGTTCGGTCATGCCGGTGAGCACGCGCTCAATGAGATCTGCAGCGTTTCTCCGATGGAGGATGGCAGCAGCGGCTTCCGCCATTATGAGCAGAGCGTACGGATTGTGGAGCGATTGGAAAAAAACGGGCATGGCTTGAACTTGACGGCGGAAGTGCGCGACGGCATTTTGTGCCACACTTGCGGTGCGCAGGCAAAAACACCGGAAGGCCGCATTGTTCGCGTAGCAGACCGCATTGCATACATAAATCATGACATCGAAGACTCGGAACGTGCGGGGATTCTGCGAGAAGACCAGCTGCCGGAAAGCGTGACAGCTGTGCTTGGCCACTCCAAGCGAGAGCGGATTGACCGTCTGGTGCGTTCGGTTGTCCGGTGCAGCACAGATGGCGTGATGCGCATGGAGCCGGAAATTCAAAAGGCGTTTGATGATTTGCACGCTTTTATGTATGCATCGGTTTATGTCAATCCCCATGCCAAGTCGGAAGAGAAAAAAATTCCGTTGGTCATCGAAAAACTGTATGAATACGCGCAGGTTTCGGAGCATTTGCCGGAGGATATGCGCAGAATTGCGAAAGAAGACGGTGTGCGTCGCGCTGCGGTCGATTATATTGCGGGCATGACAGACCCGTATGCCGTGGAACTGTTTGAACGTGTATACGTGCCGCACGCTTGGCAGCACCGGTGA
- the rpmE gene encoding 50S ribosomal protein L31, translating into MKKGIHPAYKDTTITCACGNVIHTRSTKENIRVEICSKCHPFFTGKQKLVDSSGRVDMFKKRYGMSK; encoded by the coding sequence ATGAAAAAAGGTATCCATCCTGCGTATAAGGATACAACCATCACATGTGCCTGTGGCAATGTGATTCACACTCGTTCCACGAAAGAGAACATCCGCGTTGAAATCTGCTCCAAATGCCATCCGTTCTTTACCGGCAAGCAGAAGCTGGTGGACAGCAGCGGCCGTGTTGATATGTTCAAAAAGCGTTACGGCATGTCAAAGTGA
- a CDS encoding RrF2 family transcriptional regulator produces the protein MVITLETDYAVRIVELLTRAEGKTDARTIAEKTLVTQRFTLKILHKLVNAGLVTSFKGAHGGYMLARPPEKITLLQVIEAVEGPYMFSRCQQETYNCNHSCTTSCRFHEIYDEVTVMVRDKLRSYTFAETDACD, from the coding sequence ATGGTCATTACACTGGAAACAGATTATGCCGTGCGTATCGTGGAACTTCTGACCCGTGCAGAAGGGAAAACGGACGCCCGCACCATTGCGGAAAAAACGCTGGTGACACAGCGTTTTACTCTGAAAATTCTGCACAAGCTGGTCAATGCCGGTTTGGTCACTTCTTTTAAGGGCGCGCACGGCGGTTATATGCTGGCACGTCCACCAGAAAAAATTACGCTGCTGCAGGTCATTGAGGCGGTGGAAGGTCCGTATATGTTCAGCCGCTGTCAGCAGGAAACATACAACTGTAACCATAGCTGCACCACAAGCTGCCGGTTTCATGAGATCTATGACGAAGTGACTGTTATGGTGCGGGACAAGCTTCGTTCCTATACATTTGCCGAAACGGATGCCTGCGACTGA
- the rpoD gene encoding RNA polymerase sigma factor RpoD gives MAATATPDKKTVLRDLIEQGKTKGSLSTKDILDAIGEMDFEPEQIEKFYDMLEGLGIEIVEDLGEDTLNDLQLTPPKENADEGLDVAVNTEGIAIDDPVKVYLKEIGRVPLLTPEEEIDLAVRIKDGDEAAKKRLAEANLRLVVSIAKRYLGRGMQFLDLIQEGNLGLIKAVEKFDYTKGFKFSTYATWWIRQAITRAIADQARTIRIPVHMVETINKVKKVSSQLLHTNGHEPSADEISDELGMPVDKVREILRVAQEPVSLETPIGEEEDSHLGDFIPDDDAPAPQDAASHTLLKEQLNEVLDTLTPREEKVLRLRFGLEDGRSRTLEEVGKEFNVTRERIRQIEAKALRKLRHPSRSKKLKDFLD, from the coding sequence ATGGCAGCAACTGCTACACCAGATAAGAAAACAGTTTTGCGGGATTTGATTGAACAGGGAAAGACGAAGGGCTCTCTTTCTACCAAGGACATTCTGGATGCAATCGGAGAGATGGACTTTGAACCGGAGCAGATTGAAAAGTTTTATGATATGCTTGAGGGTTTGGGCATTGAGATTGTGGAGGATCTTGGTGAAGACACGCTCAACGACCTGCAGCTGACGCCCCCAAAAGAGAATGCCGACGAGGGTCTGGACGTTGCCGTAAACACCGAGGGAATCGCCATTGATGATCCGGTGAAAGTCTATCTGAAAGAAATCGGTCGTGTTCCGCTGCTGACGCCGGAAGAGGAAATTGATCTGGCTGTGCGGATTAAAGACGGCGATGAAGCCGCGAAAAAGCGTTTGGCAGAGGCAAACCTGCGTCTGGTGGTCAGCATTGCCAAGCGGTATTTGGGCCGCGGTATGCAGTTTTTGGACTTGATTCAGGAGGGAAATCTCGGCTTAATCAAAGCGGTCGAAAAGTTTGATTATACCAAAGGATTTAAATTCTCTACGTATGCAACCTGGTGGATTCGTCAGGCCATTACGCGCGCCATTGCGGATCAGGCTCGTACTATCCGCATCCCCGTGCACATGGTGGAAACAATCAATAAGGTAAAAAAAGTATCGAGCCAGCTGCTGCATACCAACGGTCATGAGCCTTCCGCTGACGAAATCAGCGATGAGTTGGGTATGCCGGTCGATAAAGTGCGCGAAATTCTGCGAGTGGCGCAGGAACCGGTTTCTTTGGAAACACCTATCGGCGAGGAGGAAGACAGCCATCTGGGTGACTTCATTCCGGATGATGACGCGCCGGCTCCGCAGGATGCGGCATCGCACACACTGCTAAAAGAGCAGCTGAACGAAGTGCTGGATACCCTGACGCCGCGCGAAGAAAAGGTGCTGCGCCTTCGCTTTGGCTTGGAGGACGGCCGCTCCCGTACGCTGGAGGAAGTGGGAAAAGAGTTTAATGTCACCCGTGAGCGAATCCGCCAGATTGAAGCAAAGGCTCTGCGCAAGCTGCGTCATCCCAGCCGCAGCAAAAAACTAAAGGATTTCTTAGACTAA
- a CDS encoding M15 family metallopeptidase, whose amino-acid sequence MHKHRQERVLSDTAPRGGTAAGLQRLRRWMTVLLAAILLLSVLLGIAVWKAWKPLDGSASSSASGASTGSQDSGTLPVPDNSWALTVVSPSEKISSSFQPQLTTYGSVQVDKRIVPALERMLADAKAAGYTLQVTGGYVDAQTQEKLYQKKIQAYMQQGGKTRAVAESEAAAVTPPGGYSENQTGMAVTFPSDASFLASDGYHWLLNHCVDYGFVRRYTDDKEGRTGLQDDPSHFRYVGTYNAQTMRKLGLCLEEYVLYRHNQSVSN is encoded by the coding sequence ATGCATAAACATCGTCAGGAACGTGTCCTTTCTGATACGGCGCCGCGCGGCGGCACCGCAGCGGGGCTGCAGCGGCTGCGGCGATGGATGACTGTGCTGCTGGCGGCAATCCTACTGCTTTCTGTTCTGCTGGGGATTGCTGTATGGAAAGCATGGAAACCTCTGGACGGCAGTGCTTCTTCCTCTGCTTCGGGAGCATCGACAGGCTCACAGGATTCGGGGACGCTGCCGGTGCCTGACAACAGCTGGGCGCTGACAGTGGTTTCTCCCAGTGAGAAAATCAGCAGCAGCTTTCAGCCGCAGCTGACAACTTATGGCAGTGTACAGGTAGACAAGCGGATTGTGCCGGCGCTTGAACGGATGCTGGCGGACGCGAAAGCAGCAGGTTACACGCTGCAGGTGACCGGCGGCTACGTGGATGCCCAGACGCAGGAAAAACTCTATCAGAAAAAAATACAGGCGTATATGCAGCAAGGCGGCAAAACGCGCGCAGTTGCGGAAAGCGAAGCTGCCGCTGTCACGCCGCCGGGCGGATACAGCGAAAACCAGACCGGCATGGCAGTGACGTTTCCGTCCGATGCATCCTTTCTGGCTTCTGACGGCTACCACTGGCTGCTGAACCATTGCGTCGATTACGGCTTTGTGCGCCGCTATACAGATGATAAAGAAGGACGCACCGGCTTGCAGGATGATCCGAGCCACTTCCGCTATGTGGGAACCTATAATGCGCAGACCATGCGCAAGCTGGGTCTGTGTCTGGAAGAATATGTGCTTTATCGGCACAATCAATCGGTCAGCAACTGA
- a CDS encoding nucleoid-associated protein has protein sequence MVSITQAVLHILDTNIDFPVLSDTLLTLDPETEAFLSSHIEHLYASDDCKLCHFIPGSKFQTAAAHCEEQFLAFSRETAGTIFTVLKQNPDIPAGDLLFACAEIEEEPYLVLLKLNYRDSYIHACSCPDGNEHSNAILRQRITLPQPKAKPDEGALIALKQDEVRLLEKRYEIDGKKRCYLSEQILECSFGISEKQKLDAVQKAVETVNEKFYENKQEIKAHVAAVLCEQAENDDAATLENLCDSIYEDPPAEVKEEFSRAVAQKNLQMSDTVHVSPTAANRMKKQSFKAENGIEIKIPLEVYHSGDGVQFIHNPDGTVSLLIQGIRL, from the coding sequence ATGGTTTCAATTACCCAAGCTGTCCTGCATATTTTGGACACAAACATTGACTTTCCGGTACTTTCGGACACGCTGCTAACACTGGATCCGGAAACGGAGGCCTTTTTGAGCAGCCATATCGAACACCTCTATGCCAGTGACGACTGTAAGCTGTGCCATTTTATACCCGGCAGCAAATTTCAAACTGCCGCAGCCCACTGTGAAGAACAGTTTCTTGCCTTTTCGCGGGAAACCGCCGGCACCATTTTTACCGTTTTAAAACAGAATCCGGATATTCCTGCTGGGGATCTGCTCTTTGCCTGCGCAGAAATTGAAGAGGAGCCTTATTTGGTGCTGCTAAAGCTGAATTATCGGGACAGTTATATCCACGCCTGCAGCTGTCCGGATGGAAACGAACACAGCAACGCCATTCTGCGACAGCGCATTACCCTGCCGCAGCCAAAAGCTAAACCGGACGAAGGCGCGCTGATTGCCCTGAAGCAGGATGAAGTCCGTCTGCTGGAAAAGCGATATGAGATTGACGGCAAAAAACGCTGCTATTTATCGGAACAGATTCTGGAGTGCAGCTTCGGCATCTCTGAAAAGCAAAAATTGGACGCTGTGCAAAAAGCAGTGGAAACCGTAAATGAAAAGTTCTATGAAAACAAACAGGAAATCAAAGCGCACGTGGCCGCCGTTCTGTGTGAGCAGGCGGAAAATGACGATGCGGCAACCTTAGAGAATTTATGTGACTCCATTTATGAAGACCCCCCTGCAGAAGTGAAAGAAGAATTTTCCCGTGCTGTTGCGCAGAAGAATCTGCAGATGTCAGACACGGTTCATGTTTCTCCCACTGCCGCAAACCGCATGAAAAAGCAGTCTTTTAAGGCGGAAAACGGTATTGAAATTAAAATACCGCTTGAAGTTTACCACAGTGGTGATGGCGTGCAGTTCATTCACAATCCGGACGGAACCGTTTCCCTGTTAATTCAGGGTATCCGCCTTTAA
- the dnaG gene encoding DNA primase, whose protein sequence is MPLPQEFIEELKARSSIEDVVSSYVGLKRRGRTFVGLCPFHSEKTPSFTVYPDNGSFYCFGCGAGGDVITFVEKIENLDYLESVRSLAQRAGITVPESDADRGLAKLRMRLYEMNRETARYYHGILLSPQGSAGMEYFARRGLSPKTISRFGLGYAPPDRFSLVDYLRKKGFSEQEMIQGNVAFASRSGRAIDRFHERVMFPIIDLRGNVIAFGGRILGQGEPKYLNTSDTPVFSKGRSLFALNFAKEHAQPYLILCEGYMDVIALHQAGFPNAVAGLGTALTPEQARLIAHYTKEVVASYDADAAGQKAASRSIPLLREAGLTVRILVVPDGKDPDEFIRSHGESGHARFQQLLDSCGNDVEYRLTKLKQEIHVQTPEGKVRYLNEACGVLAALDSELEREVYAGKLAEEAGVQRTAVLQQVRRLLEKKQRTRRQKDFRTFRRQTAGAQDKVNPEKKQNLRAARAEEAILGVMIDYPETSAYIVAKLLPEKFITAFNRRVYCIIMGKMKDGKVVSLTDLADSLSQSEMGLVAGYCARHAGMHAGTQEVDSYICVLLKENDKNSAQNSSDEEIQRYFEQLRAEKK, encoded by the coding sequence TTGCCGCTTCCGCAGGAGTTTATCGAGGAATTAAAGGCTCGCAGCAGCATTGAAGACGTCGTTTCCAGTTACGTCGGTTTAAAGCGGCGCGGGCGTACTTTCGTGGGGCTGTGCCCGTTTCACAGCGAAAAAACGCCTTCCTTTACCGTTTATCCGGACAATGGTTCTTTTTATTGCTTTGGCTGCGGTGCAGGCGGAGATGTCATTACGTTTGTGGAGAAAATTGAAAATCTGGATTACTTGGAGTCTGTGCGTTCGTTAGCGCAACGTGCCGGGATTACTGTGCCGGAGAGTGACGCGGACCGCGGCCTTGCCAAACTGCGAATGCGGCTGTATGAGATGAACCGAGAGACAGCACGCTACTACCACGGGATTTTGCTTTCACCCCAGGGAAGCGCAGGCATGGAATACTTTGCCCGGCGCGGCCTTTCACCGAAAACTATCAGCCGCTTTGGTTTGGGCTATGCACCGCCGGACCGCTTTTCGTTGGTTGACTATTTGCGGAAGAAAGGATTTTCTGAGCAGGAGATGATTCAGGGAAACGTGGCGTTTGCCAGCCGCAGCGGCCGTGCGATTGACCGCTTTCATGAGCGTGTGATGTTTCCGATTATTGACCTGCGCGGAAATGTGATTGCGTTTGGCGGACGTATCCTGGGGCAGGGGGAGCCAAAATATCTGAACACCAGTGACACGCCGGTGTTCAGTAAGGGCCGCAGCCTGTTTGCTCTGAACTTTGCAAAGGAGCACGCTCAGCCGTACTTGATTCTGTGCGAAGGGTATATGGATGTAATTGCCTTGCATCAGGCGGGCTTTCCGAATGCGGTCGCGGGGCTTGGAACAGCCCTGACGCCGGAGCAGGCGCGGCTGATCGCGCATTATACAAAGGAAGTAGTGGCTTCCTATGATGCGGACGCGGCGGGGCAGAAAGCCGCTTCTCGCAGCATTCCACTGCTGCGGGAAGCGGGACTGACTGTTCGGATTCTGGTGGTACCAGACGGAAAGGATCCTGATGAATTTATCCGTTCACACGGTGAAAGCGGACATGCCCGCTTTCAACAGCTTCTGGACAGCTGCGGCAACGATGTGGAGTATCGGCTGACGAAACTCAAGCAGGAAATTCATGTTCAGACACCAGAGGGCAAGGTGCGCTATCTGAATGAAGCCTGTGGCGTGCTGGCAGCATTGGACAGTGAACTGGAGCGGGAGGTTTATGCCGGAAAGCTTGCCGAAGAGGCGGGCGTACAGCGCACAGCTGTTTTGCAGCAGGTGCGGCGGCTCCTTGAAAAAAAGCAACGGACGCGTCGGCAGAAAGACTTCCGTACCTTTCGCCGGCAGACAGCCGGTGCACAGGATAAAGTCAACCCGGAAAAAAAGCAGAATTTGCGCGCAGCCCGTGCTGAAGAGGCAATTTTGGGGGTTATGATTGATTATCCTGAAACTTCCGCGTATATCGTTGCAAAATTACTGCCGGAAAAGTTCATAACGGCCTTCAACCGCCGTGTATATTGCATAATCATGGGTAAAATGAAAGATGGCAAGGTTGTTAGCCTTACAGATTTGGCAGACAGCCTTTCTCAAAGCGAGATGGGGCTTGTGGCCGGGTACTGCGCCCGGCACGCAGGAATGCACGCAGGCACGCAGGAAGTGGATTCCTATATCTGCGTGCTCCTGAAGGAAAATGATAAGAACAGCGCACAGAACAGCAGCGATGAGGAAATTCAGCGTTACTTCGAACAGCTGCGCGCGGAGAAAAAATAA